In Helianthus annuus cultivar XRQ/B chromosome 8, HanXRQr2.0-SUNRISE, whole genome shotgun sequence, a single genomic region encodes these proteins:
- the LOC110872484 gene encoding G-type lectin S-receptor-like serine/threonine-protein kinase At4g27290 isoform X2 yields METGSMILLFSCALFLLLSPCATRDTISTNQVIKDGDTIVSDDKMFELGFFSPGKSKNRYVGIWYKKISTGTVVWVANRETPITDNSGMLELSEQGNLLIRSGDNTVIWSSNSMVLTMSNNTVVVVQLLDTGNLVVWDKSTKDESLIWQSFDHPGNTWLPGMKLGKDLVTGIERVITPWKSADDPAPGEYLHWLDTNGYPQLFDRQGSVIRRRYGPWNGLKFQAIHMGNPNPIYSFQFVFNEKEIYTKYELKNSVVQRLVVLPDDIAVHLRWMDQTQKWVVHTIGAATDSCGGYGLCGPYASCNTKRYPPCTCMAGFKPRVPDEWDRANGSSGCERKQALDCGSGSGFKKITGVVFPDTRHSWYDNSMTLEECEMACRMNCNCTAYANSDIRNGGSGCLLWFDELMDTTENDENQDLYIKLATSELAGKEFSPSSLNKKKRVFIVVFSTSVVLLLLVVAYACIKKQKRLHMKEREDRYALDKKDNSVWMEDIDELPLLSLNKIVKATDNFNINKKIGEGGFGPVYKGVLEDGQEVAVKRLSETSRQGIEEFKNEIICIAKLQHRNLVKLLGYCNHRNEMILVYEYMTNKSLDLYLFDETRSSMLDWPKRFNIIQGMARGILYLHQDSRLQIIHRDLKAGNILLDGDMNPKISDFGLARKFVGSDTATKTKKVVGTYGYISPEYAVHGRFSIKSDVYSFGVLVLEIVSGRKNREFSHDDHNDNLLGHAWRLYKQGRSIELMSASLHASCVIPEVLRSIHVGLLCVQNHAKDRPTMLSVVLMLVSESVLPQPKHPAFYSEESSSELESVSTVDGSMITHLYAR; encoded by the exons ATGGAAACTGGATCAATGATTCTACTATTCTCATGTGCCTTATTCTTGCTTCTGTCACCTTGTGCAACACGAGACACCATATCTACAAATCAAGTTATTAAAGATGGAGACACAATAGTATCAGATGATAAAATGTTTGAACTTGGGTTCTTTAGCCCGGGAAAATCCAAGAATCGGTACGTAGGGATCTGGTACAAGAAAATATCAACGGGTACTGTCGTATGGGTTGCTAACAGGGAGACACCAATCACAGATAACTCAGGCATGCTCGAACTTAGCGAACAGGGAAACCTACTAATTCGCAGCGGTGACAATACAGTGATCTGGTCATCCAATTCCATGGTTTTGACGATGAGTAATAATACAGTGGTGGTGGTGCAGCTTCTGGATACTGGAAATCTTGTTGTGTGGGATAAAAGTACCAAGGACGAAAGTCTAATCTGGCAAAGTTTTGATCATCCAGGTAACACCTGGTTACCAGGAATGAAACTTGGAAAAGATTTAGTAACAGGAATAGAGCGGGTTATAACACCATGGAAGAGTGCAGATGATCCTGCACCAGGTGAATATTTACACTGGCTAGACACAAATGGATATCCACAACTGTTTGACAGACAAGGTTCGGTTATACGACGGAGATATGGACCATGGAATGGTCTTAAATTTCAAGCTATACACATGGGAAACCCAAATCCCATTTACTCGTTTCAAtttgtttttaacgaaaaggaaATATATACCAAATATGAGCTTAAAAATTCGGTTGTTCAAAGGCTCGTCGTGTTGCCAGATGACATTGCAGTGCATTTGCGATGGATGGATCAAACCCAAAAGTGGGTTGTGCATACTATTGGAGCAGCAACAGATAGTTGTGGTGGTTATGGACTTTGTGGGCCATATGCAAGCTGCAACACTAAAAGGTACCCCCCTTGTACTTGTATGGCAGGTTTTAAGCCTCGGGTCCCAGATGAATGGGATAGAGCAAATGGGTCGAGTGGGTGTGAACGTAAACAAGCTTTAGATTGTGGGAGTGGGTCTGGCTTTAAAAAAATTACAGGAGTTGTATTTCCGGACACACGTCATTCATGGTATGATAATAGCATGACGCTTGAAGAATGTGAGATGGCTTGCAGAATGAACTGCAATTGTACGGCTTATGCAAATTCAGATATCAGAAATGGAGGAAGCGGGTGTTTGCTTTGGTTTGATGAGCTTATGGACACCACAGAGAATGATGAAAACCAGGATCTTTATATAAAATTGGCTACCTCTGAGTTAGCAG GAAAAGAATTTTCCCCATCTAGCTTAAACAAGAAGAAAAGAGTATTTATCGTGGTATTTTCAACATCTGTTGTGCTACTTCTATTGGTGGTGGCATATGCTTGTATAAAGAAACAGAAAAGGCTTCATATGAAAGAAAGAG AAGATAGGTATGCCCTTGATAAAAAGGATAATAGTGTGTGGATGGAAGATATTGACGAGCTACCTTTACTTAGTCTAAATAAAATAGTCAAGGCTACAGATAACTTTAACATCAACAAAAAGATTGGAGAAGGTGGCTTTGGTCCAGTTTACAAG GGTGTGTTGGAAGACGGACAAGAGGTAGCGGTGAAGAGGCTCTCAGAAACATCCCGGCAAGGGATTGAAGAATTCAAGAATGAAATCATTTGTATTGCCAAACTTCAGCATCGCAATCTCGTGAAGCTTCTTGGATACTGCAATCACAGAAATGAAATGATTTTAGTTTATGAATACATGACAAACAAAAGCTTAGACTTATATCTATTTG ATGAAACAAGGAGCTCGATGCTTGACTGGCCAAAACGATTTAATATTATACAAGGGATGGCTCGAGGTATTCTTTATCTACATCAAGATTCCCGCCTTCAAATCATCCACAGAGATCTCAAGGCAGGTAATATTCTTTTAGATGGTGACATGAACCCCAAAATCTCCGACTTTGGGCTTGCTAGAAAGTTTGTAGGATCCGATACTGCTACTAAGACAAAGAAAGTTGTGGGAACATA TGGTTATATTTCTCCTGAGTATGCAGTACACGGACGATTCTCTATAAAGTCCGATGTATATAGTTTTGGTGTGTTGGTATTGGAGATCGTGAGTGGTAGGAAAAACAGAGAATTCTCTCATGATGATCATAATGACAACCTTCTTGGACAT GCATGGAGACTCTATAAACAAGGCAGATCCATTGAACTTATGAGTGCATCTTTACATGCCTCTTGTGTCATCCCTGAAGTGTTAAGATCGATACATGTTGGATTATTATGTGTGCAAAATCATGCAAAAGATAGGCCCACTATGTTATCAGTGGTTTTAATGCTGGTCAGTGAGAGTGTGTTGCCTCAACCTAAACATCCAGCCTTTTACTCTGAGGAGAGCAGTAGTGAACTTGAGTCTGTTTCTACAGTTGATGGTTCCATGATAACACATTTATACGCCCGATAG